In a genomic window of Williamwhitmania taraxaci:
- a CDS encoding arginase family protein, translated as MTLEDILEPVSNAILAEATRLLPSTLARSILPIIPGLTSIAEAELLLLGVYAEPNNQGWSPNEVRKSLYQLFSPHGLGRVADLGNISNLLSADEQTKALEYIAEYCAREKKILVVFSPNQNHTLPLYIGLNNSHKDLGITIIDSSIDMGTMLGDKPTPQYISSILENAADTPKFISVIGIQSYLTNPMNVDLSSKMYLELLRLGELRADLKAAEPIIRDANLVSFDMTAIRYADNPECIAAGPNGLYAEEACLLARYAGFADKVDLFAVFGDFLPSSQNISTQLAAQLLWHFLDGFANRKHEYPLTNSKKLEKYIVKLGRDDEELVFYKSKKTDRWWMEIDSTKNNSSLVSCRYEDYQEACQQDIPYRWLFYYKKWN; from the coding sequence ATGACGTTGGAAGATATTCTCGAACCTGTAAGCAACGCCATACTAGCCGAGGCAACTCGGCTACTTCCATCCACTTTAGCCCGTTCTATCTTGCCCATAATACCAGGGCTCACAAGTATTGCGGAGGCTGAACTTTTGTTGCTGGGCGTTTATGCCGAACCAAATAATCAAGGATGGTCGCCAAATGAGGTTAGAAAATCTCTTTACCAACTTTTTTCTCCACACGGATTAGGCCGCGTGGCCGATTTAGGAAATATATCGAACCTTCTTAGCGCAGACGAACAGACAAAAGCCCTTGAATATATTGCAGAATACTGTGCCCGCGAAAAAAAAATCCTAGTCGTATTTTCGCCAAATCAAAACCACACACTGCCACTTTATATAGGCTTGAACAACTCCCACAAAGATTTGGGAATAACAATAATTGATAGTTCTATAGACATGGGCACCATGCTTGGGGATAAACCAACGCCCCAATACATTTCATCGATACTGGAGAATGCAGCCGATACGCCTAAGTTTATATCGGTGATAGGAATACAAAGTTACTTAACCAACCCAATGAATGTAGACCTTTCGAGCAAGATGTACCTCGAACTACTCCGGCTTGGCGAACTTCGTGCCGACCTGAAAGCGGCCGAGCCAATCATCCGGGATGCCAACCTTGTAAGCTTCGATATGACTGCCATTCGATATGCAGACAACCCTGAATGCATAGCAGCTGGACCAAATGGACTTTATGCCGAAGAAGCATGCCTATTGGCCCGTTATGCTGGATTTGCCGACAAGGTTGACCTTTTTGCTGTCTTTGGAGACTTTTTGCCTTCATCACAAAACATTTCCACACAACTTGCAGCTCAGCTATTGTGGCACTTCCTTGATGGTTTTGCTAACCGAAAGCACGAATATCCACTGACCAACTCCAAAAAACTCGAAAAATACATAGTGAAACTTGGCAGGGATGACGAGGAACTTGTTTTTTATAAAAGTAAAAAAACAGATCGATGGTGGATGGAAATTGATTCCACAAAAAATAATAGTTCATTAGTCTCCTGTCGGTATGAAGATTACCAAGAAGCATGCCAACAAGATATACCATATAGGTGGTTGTTTTACTACAAAAAATGGAACTAA